A region from the Rhodocyclaceae bacterium genome encodes:
- a CDS encoding UbiD family decarboxylase — protein sequence MDSPDNGAEPARGYRDLHEHLAELERRGLLLKIDRQIDKDSELHALVRWQFVGGMSESERKAFLFTNIVDGQGRRYDIPVVVGALAANRAVYSVGMDAPVEGIQAKWDRAIANPVKPLVVEKPPCQEVILEGDALVGPGNGLGRLPIPISTPGFDSSPTLTATNVVTKDPETGGQNMGTYRCALKAPDRMVVRMATRVGGAEGYLHYTKHQKRGDRYMPCAIVLGCPPYVAFMGPQKLPIGVDELDVAGGLAGHPIRITKAHSVDLMVPAEAEVVIEGMIDTETVEPEAPFGESHGHVALEEFNMVMKVTAITHRRDAVIPSYISQVAPSESSVIKRVAYEPLFLTHLRDGLGIRGVKRVTLHEPLTGLLRVTIITCERGMPRTEVWRALYGAAFFKGDCSKICIAINDDIDPDNSDALLWAMAYRSNPVADVLTLPHRGQGHGPKRESDGDEDSTLLIDATMKSGMPPLALPKQEYMERAKAIWEELGLPPVRPQPPWYGYSLGDWHPAWDAAAERAVRGEWIENGKISEGQQRKGLKPETKFRPD from the coding sequence ATGGACAGTCCCGACAACGGCGCCGAGCCGGCACGCGGCTACCGCGACCTTCATGAACACCTGGCCGAACTCGAGCGGCGGGGCCTGCTGCTGAAGATCGACCGGCAGATCGACAAGGACTCGGAACTGCATGCGCTGGTGCGCTGGCAGTTCGTCGGCGGCATGTCCGAGTCCGAGCGCAAGGCCTTCCTGTTCACCAACATCGTCGACGGCCAGGGCCGCAGGTACGACATCCCGGTGGTGGTCGGCGCGCTGGCGGCCAACCGTGCGGTGTATTCGGTCGGCATGGATGCGCCGGTCGAGGGTATCCAGGCGAAGTGGGACCGCGCGATCGCCAACCCGGTGAAGCCGTTGGTGGTCGAGAAGCCGCCCTGCCAGGAAGTCATCCTGGAAGGCGATGCGCTGGTCGGGCCGGGCAACGGGCTCGGCCGGCTGCCGATCCCGATCTCCACGCCGGGCTTCGACAGTTCGCCGACGCTGACCGCAACCAACGTGGTCACGAAGGACCCGGAGACCGGTGGCCAGAACATGGGCACCTACCGCTGCGCGCTGAAGGCGCCCGACCGGATGGTGGTACGCATGGCCACCCGCGTCGGCGGTGCGGAAGGCTACCTCCATTACACCAAGCACCAGAAGCGCGGCGACCGCTACATGCCGTGCGCGATCGTGCTCGGCTGCCCGCCCTATGTCGCGTTCATGGGCCCGCAGAAGCTGCCGATCGGCGTCGACGAACTCGACGTGGCCGGGGGGCTTGCCGGCCATCCGATCCGCATCACGAAAGCGCATTCGGTCGACCTGATGGTGCCGGCCGAGGCCGAGGTGGTGATCGAGGGGATGATCGACACCGAGACGGTGGAGCCCGAGGCTCCATTCGGCGAATCGCATGGTCATGTTGCGCTCGAGGAGTTCAACATGGTGATGAAGGTCACGGCGATCACGCACCGCCGCGACGCGGTGATCCCGTCCTACATCAGCCAGGTCGCGCCCAGCGAGTCGAGCGTGATCAAGCGCGTCGCCTACGAGCCGCTGTTCCTCACCCACCTGCGCGACGGGCTGGGCATCCGGGGCGTGAAGCGGGTGACGCTGCATGAGCCGCTGACCGGCCTGCTGCGGGTGACCATTATCACCTGCGAACGCGGCATGCCGCGCACCGAGGTCTGGCGTGCGCTGTACGGCGCCGCTTTCTTCAAGGGCGACTGCAGCAAGATCTGCATCGCGATCAACGACGACATCGATCCGGACAATTCCGACGCCCTGCTGTGGGCGATGGCCTACCGCTCCAACCCGGTGGCCGACGTTCTGACGCTGCCGCACCGCGGGCAGGGCCACGGACCGAAGCGCGAGAGCGATGGCGACGAGGATTCCACGCTGCTCATCGATGCGACGATGAAGTCCGGCATGCCGCCGCTGGCGCTGCCCAAGCAGGAGTACATGGAGCGCGCGAAGGCGATCTGGGAAGAACTCGGGCTGCCGCCAGTGCGCCCGCAGCCGCCGTGGTATGGCTATTCGCTGGGCGACTGGCATCCGGCCTGGGATGCCGCTGCCGAGCGGGCGGTGCGTGGAGAGTGGATCGAGAACGGGAAGATCAGCGAAGGCCAGCAGCGCAAGGGCCTCAAGCCCGAGACCAAGTTCCGCCCCGACTGA
- a CDS encoding tripartite tricarboxylate transporter substrate binding protein codes for MIEIQRRRLLAVAGAAGAASLAGSPGRASAQPKFPDRPVRLIVPFAPGGETDFVARTWANRVSPHLGSTLIVDNRPGAGGAVGAGEASRAKPDGHTLLSGTTTTHVINPAAMSKPPYDPLRDFMPVTLVSSSPTCVMVNPSIPAKTLKELVAFVRANQKQLSYGSPGAGSINHLAGELFKQLVGAAELQHVAYKGAGPGVADLMAGHIPLFMGIFGAQPLAQHRAGRLRILAVFGEQRLKAAPDIPTAVEQGLPKMVTSIFHGVFAPAGTPQPVVAQLHAATRAAWNEGLLQKDLETVGGTPAVDSTPESADRFIRQEIARWTPLVKSIGLKMD; via the coding sequence ATGATCGAGATCCAACGCAGGCGCCTGCTTGCCGTGGCAGGCGCGGCAGGCGCTGCCTCGCTGGCCGGATCGCCCGGCCGCGCGTCGGCGCAGCCGAAGTTTCCCGACCGGCCGGTGCGGCTGATCGTGCCGTTCGCGCCCGGCGGCGAGACCGATTTCGTCGCGCGCACCTGGGCCAACCGCGTGTCGCCCCACCTGGGCTCCACGCTGATCGTCGACAACCGTCCCGGGGCCGGCGGTGCGGTCGGTGCCGGCGAAGCCTCGCGCGCGAAGCCCGACGGCCACACGCTGCTGTCGGGCACCACCACCACGCACGTGATCAATCCGGCGGCGATGAGCAAGCCGCCGTACGATCCGCTGCGCGACTTCATGCCGGTGACGCTCGTCAGTTCCTCGCCCACCTGCGTGATGGTGAACCCGTCGATCCCGGCGAAGACCCTGAAGGAGCTGGTCGCATTCGTGCGCGCGAACCAGAAGCAGCTGAGCTACGGGTCCCCTGGTGCAGGCAGCATCAACCACCTCGCGGGCGAACTCTTCAAGCAGCTGGTCGGTGCAGCCGAGCTGCAGCACGTGGCCTACAAGGGCGCGGGACCCGGCGTGGCCGACCTGATGGCCGGACACATTCCGCTGTTCATGGGTATCTTCGGCGCACAGCCGCTGGCCCAGCATCGCGCCGGCCGCCTGCGCATCCTGGCGGTGTTCGGCGAGCAGCGCCTGAAGGCCGCCCCGGACATCCCGACCGCGGTCGAGCAGGGCCTGCCGAAGATGGTGACCAGCATCTTCCACGGCGTGTTCGCACCGGCCGGCACGCCGCAGCCGGTGGTGGCACAGCTGCATGCGGCGACCCGTGCGGCTTGGAACGAAGGGCTGCTGCAGAAGGATCTCGAGACCGTCGGTGGTACGCCAGCCGTCGATTCCACGCCGGAGTCCGCCGACCGCTTCATCCGTCAGGAGATTGCGCGCTGGACGCCGCTGGTGAAGTCCATCGGCCTGAAGATGGATTGA
- a CDS encoding amidohydrolase — MIIDIHAHYIPQLVFDRFEREASKFPGVALKRDDKGVRIGFVGKDLSRPIMPKLSALADRRAWMDANGIDHQLVGAWMDATGYELPPEQGLAWSRFMNACTLENLGDEKRFTPLATVPMQSGKLAAQVLEEAMGQGFGGVMVGTLPSGEGGNLDSPDLDPFWETASRLNAAVMLHPMFVCGEPRLGDYDLVNAIGRVVDTSIAVSRLLFSGHLLKYPGARLVLSHGGAALPFVLGRLGRHYDHHGDKYADPRKGFEALYFDALVFDADSTSYLIDKAGDDKVMMGSDMPFPAGDPHPLRPIDEAVKDAAVRRKILEENARRVFRVRPDCAMPG; from the coding sequence ATGATCATCGACATCCACGCCCACTACATTCCGCAGCTCGTGTTCGACCGCTTCGAGCGCGAAGCCTCGAAGTTCCCCGGCGTCGCGCTGAAGCGCGACGACAAGGGTGTGCGCATCGGTTTCGTCGGCAAGGACCTGTCGCGGCCGATCATGCCGAAGCTGTCGGCGCTGGCGGACCGGCGTGCCTGGATGGATGCCAACGGCATCGACCACCAGCTGGTCGGTGCCTGGATGGACGCCACCGGCTACGAGCTGCCGCCCGAGCAGGGGCTCGCCTGGAGCCGATTCATGAACGCATGCACGCTCGAGAATCTCGGCGACGAGAAGCGCTTCACGCCGCTGGCCACCGTGCCGATGCAGAGCGGCAAGCTGGCGGCGCAGGTGCTGGAAGAGGCGATGGGCCAGGGTTTCGGCGGCGTCATGGTCGGCACGCTGCCCAGCGGCGAAGGCGGCAACCTCGATTCGCCCGACCTCGATCCGTTCTGGGAGACTGCATCGCGCCTGAACGCGGCCGTGATGCTGCATCCGATGTTCGTCTGCGGCGAGCCGCGCCTGGGCGACTACGACCTGGTCAATGCGATCGGCCGCGTGGTCGACACCTCGATCGCGGTGTCCCGGCTTCTGTTCTCCGGCCACCTGCTCAAGTACCCTGGCGCCAGGCTGGTGCTGTCGCATGGCGGCGCGGCGCTGCCGTTCGTGCTCGGCCGGCTCGGCCGCCACTACGATCACCATGGCGACAAGTACGCCGATCCGCGCAAGGGCTTCGAGGCGCTGTACTTCGATGCGCTGGTGTTCGATGCGGATTCGACCTCGTACCTGATCGACAAGGCCGGCGACGACAAGGTGATGATGGGTTCGGACATGCCGTTCCCGGCCGGCGACCCGCATCCGCTGCGCCCGATCGACGAGGCGGTCAAGGACGCGGCCGTGCGGCGCAAGATCCTGGAAGAGAATGCGCGCCGGGTATTCCGGGTGCGCCCGGATTGCGCGATGCCCGGCTGA